A single Candidatus Methylacidithermus pantelleriae DNA region contains:
- a CDS encoding DUF5069 domain-containing protein has protein sequence MKCVPLISSGVAGPLGVLHLPRMWLKCILAAKGLLADGYPDLGKGFDAMTLNALNLGEEETRNYIRTHLPSYTEFEKWVLAKNGGKLDAAAVARHNRAVTYYLHDEGTRKSILGAAGLADDGTILDAVNLNNLDDWTEFHKWLKSQ, from the coding sequence ATGAAGTGTGTTCCATTGATCAGTTCGGGTGTCGCTGGCCCACTTGGGGTTCTGCATCTCCCGAGAATGTGGCTGAAATGTATCTTGGCGGCTAAAGGTCTTCTTGCTGATGGCTATCCCGACCTGGGTAAGGGATTTGATGCCATGACCTTAAACGCGCTTAATCTGGGCGAAGAAGAAACGCGCAACTACATCCGCACTCACTTGCCGAGCTACACCGAATTCGAAAAATGGGTGCTTGCAAAAAACGGAGGCAAGCTGGACGCAGCTGCGGTCGCCAGGCATAACCGAGCGGTGACCTATTACCTGCACGACGAAGGGACGCGAAAGTCGATCCTTGGTGCGGCTGGGCTCGCCGATGATGGAACGATCCTGGACGCGGTTAATCTCAATAACCTAGATGACTGGACCGAGTTCCATAAGTGGCTGAAGAGCCAGTAG
- a CDS encoding NAD(P)-dependent oxidoreductase — protein MSEKIGFVGVGRMGANMARRLHDKQFTISAVYDVRREAAEELAKELGCVAAPTLAEVSRLSDVVITVVTDDKAQKSIYENPSDNLLMAAEGKLFINCATVSPHIHVEIEQLCEKAKAQSIEACMAASVTQARQGTLYLMVGGKPEAFERAKPILEALGRKVRYIGPAGQAAKLKALVNMVMNINTAGLAEGLGLAEALGLDLTLVREVFSETGAESRVLYTDGEDMQNRDHACFFSAEHAAKDSGIALELARQVGLRLPLAEATKQQYDRMVRMGLGHLDKSGISELTFKSRRALEVA, from the coding sequence ATGAGCGAGAAGATTGGATTTGTCGGTGTTGGACGGATGGGAGCCAACATGGCCCGCCGTCTCCATGATAAACAATTTACCATCTCCGCTGTTTACGATGTTCGCCGAGAAGCCGCGGAGGAGCTTGCCAAAGAGCTCGGATGCGTCGCAGCTCCGACACTAGCCGAGGTGAGCCGGCTTTCGGATGTCGTCATCACAGTAGTCACCGATGACAAGGCGCAGAAAAGCATCTATGAAAATCCCAGCGACAATCTGCTTATGGCAGCCGAAGGGAAACTTTTTATTAACTGCGCTACCGTTAGCCCCCATATCCACGTTGAAATCGAGCAACTCTGCGAAAAGGCCAAAGCCCAAAGTATAGAGGCTTGTATGGCCGCTAGTGTCACTCAAGCTCGTCAAGGGACCCTTTACCTCATGGTCGGTGGCAAACCCGAGGCCTTTGAACGTGCCAAACCCATCTTAGAGGCCTTAGGACGAAAAGTCCGCTATATCGGACCAGCTGGCCAGGCCGCAAAACTTAAAGCACTGGTCAATATGGTAATGAATATCAACACGGCTGGCTTAGCTGAGGGTTTAGGACTTGCTGAGGCCCTCGGACTGGATCTCACCCTTGTTCGCGAGGTCTTCTCTGAAACAGGAGCTGAGTCCCGCGTGCTGTACACCGATGGCGAAGACATGCAGAACCGCGATCATGCCTGCTTTTTCTCTGCGGAACACGCGGCTAAGGACTCAGGAATCGCGCTGGAACTTGCGCGGCAGGTGGGATTGCGGCTGCCACTGGCCGAAGCCACCAAGCAACAGTACGATCGAATGGTCCGTATGGGCTTGGGCCATCTGGATAAGTCGGGTATTTCAGAGCTAACCTTTAAGAGCCGAAGGGCCCTGGAGGTTGCCTAG
- a CDS encoding LptF/LptG family permease: MPILGRYLFRFLLASSAVCVAAFVLVVVIADLFSSLDDFLDHKASPGVIAMYYLAYLPPTLVTTAPVALFFAALYVVLQLHRRNELLVLQACGVSPLFVYLPFFTLGFLSVVALLGIELTMMSRAQSKRERIVAELRGTSSRTRVLRGFVYPEPDGGRLWYFQELDVRHGKAQGVEVLERDAEAREKRKLIAQEALWQDRHWTFYGVQVLEFGNDGEFVRGYFLPTILLDSWTTSPAQMILFEKKPKEMGIGELSRLLDKERKAGQSHSDILAPYWVQWYSYWLGPLSVLVLLSFVLADCDATKKEGTLSGVGLSLTLFAAFELFSSLCALLGKAGRISPGLSVTVPLLLFGLIGGYLCCRPLWPRLPQDMETSVARVRSILLARWAHFLLFLRTLFPYGERKDSSLE, translated from the coding sequence ATGCCCATCCTCGGTCGGTATCTCTTCCGTTTCCTGTTAGCAAGTAGCGCGGTTTGCGTCGCCGCTTTTGTCCTAGTAGTGGTGATTGCAGACCTTTTCAGCTCATTGGACGATTTCCTAGACCACAAGGCAAGCCCAGGAGTCATCGCGATGTACTACCTGGCCTATCTCCCGCCCACCCTGGTCACCACGGCGCCTGTGGCCCTGTTCTTTGCGGCTCTCTACGTAGTACTCCAGCTGCATAGAAGAAATGAGCTTCTTGTTCTCCAGGCCTGTGGGGTTTCGCCCCTTTTTGTTTATCTCCCTTTTTTCACCCTGGGATTTTTGAGCGTGGTCGCACTCCTCGGGATTGAGCTGACCATGATGAGCCGAGCGCAATCCAAGCGCGAACGCATTGTTGCAGAACTCCGTGGTACAAGCAGTCGTACCCGTGTCCTGCGGGGTTTTGTCTACCCCGAACCTGACGGTGGGCGACTGTGGTACTTTCAAGAACTTGATGTGCGGCATGGGAAAGCTCAAGGAGTCGAGGTGCTGGAGCGCGATGCGGAGGCCAGGGAAAAGCGAAAGCTCATTGCCCAGGAAGCATTGTGGCAAGATCGCCATTGGACCTTTTATGGGGTCCAGGTTCTCGAGTTCGGAAACGATGGCGAATTTGTCCGAGGCTACTTTCTGCCAACGATCCTCCTTGATTCCTGGACTACTTCCCCAGCCCAAATGATCCTTTTTGAGAAAAAACCGAAGGAAATGGGGATCGGTGAGCTTTCTCGCCTCCTTGACAAGGAGAGGAAAGCGGGTCAGAGCCATTCAGACATCCTAGCGCCCTATTGGGTTCAATGGTACTCCTACTGGCTGGGGCCTCTCTCGGTCTTGGTTCTTCTAAGCTTTGTGCTTGCTGACTGTGACGCCACAAAGAAAGAGGGAACGCTGTCTGGAGTAGGTCTTTCCCTGACTCTTTTTGCCGCCTTTGAACTCTTTTCCTCTCTGTGTGCTCTTCTAGGCAAGGCAGGTCGGATTTCCCCCGGACTTTCGGTAACCGTTCCGCTCCTTTTGTTTGGACTGATCGGCGGATATCTTTGTTGCCGTCCGTTGTGGCCGAGACTTCCCCAAGACATGGAGACTAGTGTCGCTCGAGTTCGCAGTATTCTGCTCGCCCGCTGGGCTCATTTTTTGCTCTTCCTGCGCACGCTCTTCCCATACGGGGAACGCAAAGATTCTTCGTTGGAATAG